GGGTGGCGGGGATAGCGGCCCCGCATCTCCTTGGCGACATCGGCCCAGCTGCCCTTCCAGAAACCGGGCAGGTCGCGCGTCGTCTGGATCGGACGGCCGGCGGGTGAGGTGAGCGAAAGCACGAGCGGGGTGCCGTTGCCCAGAGCAGGGTGCGTCGCCAGACCAAACAGCGCCTGCACGCGCAGCTCGACGGTGGGGCCACCTTCAGCGGCATAGTCGATCTCGTGAGTCGAGCCCGCCGGGGTCTCGAAGCGGGCGGGGGCGAGCCGGTCGAGCTGCCTCTGCCCGTCCCAGCCGAGACGATTCTGCAGCGCCTGGGTCAGTGCTTCGGCTGGAATGGCGTCAAGGCGGCGCTTGCCGGCGAGCAGTGGCGGCAACCAGTCGTCGAGCTCGGCCAGCAGTGCTGTATCGGATAGCGCGTCGAGCCCGGCATAAGCGGCGCGGGTGCGCAGCGCGCACGCGGTCGCGGACCAGGGCAGCAAGTCGAGGCCGTGTGTGCGTACGCCTTCGAGCAGCGCGGCGGCGATCTCGCCCGGATCGGCGGCGGTGTCGGGGCCCGAGGAGAGACGGATCGCCCCGAGACGGCGTTCGCGCGCCGCTTCGACGCGGCCGGTGGCGGGATCGAAGCGGACAGTGCGGCGTGTTTCGATGCGGTGGCCGAACAGCGTTTCGATGCTGGCCGCGTCGATCGGTGCGGCGGCGAGGATGCGCGCGCCCGCGGCCATGCCCTGCGTTTCGGCCACCGCCAGCCACTCGTGGCGGGCGAGCGTAGAGGTGGGATCGAGCCGGAAGCCGCGGCCACCGGCCGAGGCCCAGGTCTCCCCCGAGGCGTCGCGGCGGCGGGCGATGCGGTCGGGAAAGGCGAGCGCGACGCACGCGGCAACCGCTTCTGACGAGCCCGGGTCGAAGGCGGGCGCCGGGGCGTCGGAGACGAACTTCGCCCAGCGCTCTGCGAGGCGGCGCGCATTATCGGCGCGCTGGCCGTGCTCAGTGCGCCAGCGGCGCAGGCGGTGCTCGAGATCGGCGTCGGGGCCGCCCAGGCCGCGCTCGCCGAGCAGCACCGCGACTTGCGCGGCGGTCGTCCCGAGGCCGATTTCGCCTGCCCGCGCCAACATGTGGCCGAGGCGCGGCGGGAGGGGCAGGCGCGCGATCGCCTTGCCGTGCGCGGTGGGGCGGCCGTCGGGGTCGAGCGCTTCGAGCGCGGCGAGGCGGGCACGCGCCTCTTGCACCGCGGCTTCGGGCGGCGGGTCGAGCCATTGCAGCTCCCGCGGGTCGGCGACGCCCCACAGTGCGCAATCGAGGGTCAGCGCGGAGAGGTCGGCTTCGAGGATCTCGGGCGGATCGAAGCGCGGCAGGCCGGCGGTGGCGGCGGCTTCCCACAGGCGATAGGCGATGCCTGGCCCCTGGCGCGCGG
This is a stretch of genomic DNA from Sphingomonas sp. BT-65. It encodes these proteins:
- the hrpB gene encoding ATP-dependent helicase HrpB codes for the protein MTDLPIHAVLPDLLAALRARSNAVLVAPPGAGKTTAVAPALLSEPWCTGEILLLSPRRLAARAAAERMASLTGQPVGKTFGYATRMDTRRSGETRVTVVTEGIFVNRIQADPDLAGVSAVLFDEVHERSLDSDFGLALALDAQAALRPDLRLVAMSATLDGARFSTLMGDAPVIESQGRSHPLELRHLGRAAEARIEDSVAAAIRQALRERDGGILAFLPGVAEIERTAERLDPPPGTVLHKLHGSLDPAAQRAAIAPDPQGRRKIVLATSIAETSLTLDGIRIVVDSGLARRPRYDRAAGMTCLVTERASQAAVTQRAGRAARQGPGIAYRLWEAAATAGLPRFDPPEILEADLSALTLDCALWGVADPRELQWLDPPPEAAVQEARARLAALEALDPDGRPTAHGKAIARLPLPPRLGHMLARAGEIGLGTTAAQVAVLLGERGLGGPDADLEHRLRRWRTEHGQRADNARRLAERWAKFVSDAPAPAFDPGSSEAVAACVALAFPDRIARRRDASGETWASAGGRGFRLDPTSTLARHEWLAVAETQGMAAGARILAAAPIDAASIETLFGHRIETRRTVRFDPATGRVEAARERRLGAIRLSSGPDTAADPGEIAAALLEGVRTHGLDLLPWSATACALRTRAAYAGLDALSDTALLAELDDWLPPLLAGKRRLDAIPAEALTQALQNRLGWDGQRQLDRLAPARFETPAGSTHEIDYAAEGGPTVELRVQALFGLATHPALGNGTPLVLSLTSPAGRPIQTTRDLPGFWKGSWADVAKEMRGRYPRHPWPDDPAAASATLRTKNADARRAGSR